The DNA sequence AGATCCCGACCCCTTCGATGACCAAAATCACGGAACGATGGTATCCGGTGTAATCGGCGCCAAGATGGACAATGGCTGGGGAGGTGCAGGAATTGCCCCAAATTGCGAGTTGGTCACGCTGCGGGCATTTGGACCGAATGGCTCCGGGGAGGACGATGATATTGTCAAAGCGATTCTCTACGCATCCGATCAAGGAGTCGATATCCTAAATTTCTCTTTTGGGGATGTGTACGCTTCTCAAATGATGCATGACGCTATCCAATACGCTGCCTCCAAAGGAGTGATCATGGTCGGTTCTGCTGGAAACGGCACTGGCGACAATCTGCACTATCCATCCGGGTACTCAGAAGTGATTTCCGTTTCAGCTTCCTCCGCAGATCTGAGTTTGGGACAGGAATTCCTCTGGCCGTTGAGTAGCTATGGGATCACGGTAGATCTCTGTGCTCCGGGTGCCGATATTCTGACGACTGTTCCACTCGATACCAATGAAGTCGGAGAAATCCAGCGATTTACTCGTACGCAGGGCACGAGTTTTTCTGCTCCTATGGTATCGGCCGCTATTGCCCTGTATTTTTCGGAGTACGGAAGGCGGACGACGGAACAGATGCGGACCATTCTGGCGGCATCTGCGGATGATATCGGTAGTGAGGGATGGGATCATTTCACGGGAGCTGGTCGACTCAATATCTTCAAAATGTTGGGCACTCGGGGAGCCGGACAGGTGGAAATCATTCAACCGAGTCACGATGGGGGATCGGCCGAGGATCAAATCTGGATCGTGGGTACCGTGATGGACCCTCAGTTTGATAACTTTTCAATTGCCTATCAGGCAGGATTGGAAGATACTAGCGAGTGGATTACCCTCCTTGACCAGCAAGATCGGCAGGTATTTCAGGATACATTGTACGCTTGGGATTTGATGGATCTTCCGGACGGCGATTACACGTTGAGGCTAGCTGTGATGCGAACCGATGGATTCACCATGGAAGATCGTATTCGATTTGTCCGCGATCGCACAGCCCCTTCATTCACCCGAAAAGACGCACTACCCATCTGGGACAATGACCGCCGGAAAATCCTGATCCGCTTCCGTAGCGAGGACCCTGGCTTGACTCAGTTGTTTTTTCGACCCATTGGCACGAATTCCTATCGACAGATGTCCTACGAGCGCCGATCTCGAAATGGAGAGTTTCTCCTCGATCCGGCTTCCCTCCAAGAAGGGCAATATGAGTTCTACCTCAGCCAGACCAATCTCTCCGGACTTACTGGCACGAGCGCTATGGATACTTTCGAATATGCCTTTGATTACATTTCCAGCGAGGGATTGATCGAAAAGGAATACGTAATCCCGATGGGCCGCTACCTGACCGAACCTGCTGACATGGATGGCGATGGGATGCTGGAGATTGTCATGAGTGAATTTGATCCGTCGCTCAACTTGGGACCGCTCAAGGTCATGGAGTATCGCGGAGCCTTTTTCGTGACGGTAGATTCCATTGAATGGGCCAAGGTATTGATTCCCAAAGATCTTCAGGATCTGGATGGCGATGGTATCATGGAAATGCTCGCTTCTGTCAACGACTCCTTGTATGTGCTGGAAGCAGGCCAAGGGTCATTGTTTCCCAATCAGATTCGATATCGAAATGAAGGCAATGAGCGCTATGCCAGCCGATTTGCAGATACGGATGCCGATGGCGAATGGGAGCTGATCGTCAAGGATTTTGTGGATCACTATATCCTCGAAAAAAGCGGAAATGGATTTGCCAATGAAATTCCCCTGCCTGACAATACGCCCGGCTATCTGGGGTCAATCGCCCCTAGGACCTTGGTGGGTGATTTTGATGCGGACGGGAATCCCGAAATCATCTTTGGGGACTTTGATGGAGATGTCATCGCCTACGAATATCGAGGAGGGGCTTATGTGGAAATTTTCCAAGATACCTCGGATCTCACCAAGTCCGGCAATTACCTCTCGCAGGGAGATTTCGACGGCGATGGGGTAGAGGAGTGGGCAGTTGCAACGCATTCATCTCTGCTTCGAAATCAGGACTTTGAATACGACCCTACCGTCTGGAGGCTGCGAATCTTCGAGGCCAATGGAGATGACTCCTACGAAATGGTTTGGGAGGATTTCTTGTATGATATTGACACGGAGGAACTTAATGGCGCCAGTGTTGGGAATCTCGATGATGATCCCGCTGACGAATGGCTCTTTTCGACATTCCCACGGACTTACCTGCTCGATCATGACGGAAGTGAATATCGATTCCGGTGGTTTGGCTATGGAAGTATCAGTCCTAGTCATGTGATCGGCGATTTCGATGGTAATGGCGTGAATGAGTTTACGCTGGGAGATGGATTGATGGGGCGTTTTCTAGAACTTGATTTGCCCAATCAGGCTCCAGATCCTGTGCTGGGATTGACGGCCCAAGTGCTGGGTGTCGATCGTGTCTCCCTCCAATGGAATGCGATCCCCAATGCCACCGGCTACGAAATTTGGCGCGTGAAGAATCCTTTTTCCAACGATACAGCGCTGGTTCGGGGACCCGTTTCCGCCACTGAATTACTGGATGATGACGAGCTTGTGGCCGATACTTGGTACCTCTACGTGTTGAGATCGGTCAATCCGGCCTTGACGCCCAGTACCAGCGGATTTGGGCAAGCCGTGCTTGTGCGGACCCATGAGCGCCCCAAGCTACTTTCAGCAAAGGCCCTGTCTCCCAAACAAGTGGAGGTGCAATTCTCCCAGCCGATGATCTCCCGATTGTCCGACCAGCCTTATTTTCTGGTGGATGGCCAGATCATACCCTCGACCATCCTTCAGACCGGTGATGCCAGCGAGCGGTTGGTCCTGGCTTTTGCGGCAGATCTGGATACGGGATTTCACACCCTGACCGTAGATACCATGTTGCTGGATCGAGATCAAGCAGCGATAGATCCCTTGTACACAAGTGTGCCTTTCCATGTGAGGACTGATCCTGACTCTTTGCTGTTTCTCACGCATTGGGAGATCACAGGTGTCCAATCGGCGGACCTGTACCTAAGTGAGCGATTGGACCCGATTTCTGCCCTAGATCCGAGCCGATATTATGTCCAGCCTTTTGGGCAAGTCACGGATGTCGAATGGGTGGATGAAACGGAGTCTGCCGTGAATTTGACTTTTTCGGGCGTCCAGTTGGGGTCTTTGGGAAATCCGATCTCTGTGGAATTGCAGGAAGTTTGTGGCATTTCCGGCGTATGCACCAGCGAATCGGGCAATGTTGCCATCTTTTCCTCCCATCAGGCGGATCTCTCTTCGGTGT is a window from the Pontibacter sp. G13 genome containing:
- a CDS encoding S8 family serine peptidase — translated: MMLSHWMRGFLLLGFCFVTSILSAQIEVNVRIQPHQVALTRALAQHTGPSFSRASIPQALTTSAPYLHDLRQVQGFAVASAANRSSQVWQRTFTLTFAGGNASNVIGQLQASGDFEWVELNHTYTLDAAQYIPSDDSISRQWYHPFIQTFEAWDQTRGNSSVKIGVIDTGIDYLHPEFQGQLAINSAEDLNQNGTFEPWPFDEWRDGIPGDLDGMDQDGNGYSDDVIGYDFVDQPRSPVGEDYLNEDPDPFDDQNHGTMVSGVIGAKMDNGWGGAGIAPNCELVTLRAFGPNGSGEDDDIVKAILYASDQGVDILNFSFGDVYASQMMHDAIQYAASKGVIMVGSAGNGTGDNLHYPSGYSEVISVSASSADLSLGQEFLWPLSSYGITVDLCAPGADILTTVPLDTNEVGEIQRFTRTQGTSFSAPMVSAAIALYFSEYGRRTTEQMRTILAASADDIGSEGWDHFTGAGRLNIFKMLGTRGAGQVEIIQPSHDGGSAEDQIWIVGTVMDPQFDNFSIAYQAGLEDTSEWITLLDQQDRQVFQDTLYAWDLMDLPDGDYTLRLAVMRTDGFTMEDRIRFVRDRTAPSFTRKDALPIWDNDRRKILIRFRSEDPGLTQLFFRPIGTNSYRQMSYERRSRNGEFLLDPASLQEGQYEFYLSQTNLSGLTGTSAMDTFEYAFDYISSEGLIEKEYVIPMGRYLTEPADMDGDGMLEIVMSEFDPSLNLGPLKVMEYRGAFFVTVDSIEWAKVLIPKDLQDLDGDGIMEMLASVNDSLYVLEAGQGSLFPNQIRYRNEGNERYASRFADTDADGEWELIVKDFVDHYILEKSGNGFANEIPLPDNTPGYLGSIAPRTLVGDFDADGNPEIIFGDFDGDVIAYEYRGGAYVEIFQDTSDLTKSGNYLSQGDFDGDGVEEWAVATHSSLLRNQDFEYDPTVWRLRIFEANGDDSYEMVWEDFLYDIDTEELNGASVGNLDDDPADEWLFSTFPRTYLLDHDGSEYRFRWFGYGSISPSHVIGDFDGNGVNEFTLGDGLMGRFLELDLPNQAPDPVLGLTAQVLGVDRVSLQWNAIPNATGYEIWRVKNPFSNDTALVRGPVSATELLDDDELVADTWYLYVLRSVNPALTPSTSGFGQAVLVRTHERPKLLSAKALSPKQVEVQFSQPMISRLSDQPYFLVDGQIIPSTILQTGDASERLVLAFAADLDTGFHTLTVDTMLLDRDQAAIDPLYTSVPFHVRTDPDSLLFLTHWEITGVQSADLYLSERLDPISALDPSRYYVQPFGQVTDVEWVDETESAVNLTFSGVQLGSLGNPISVELQEVCGISGVCTSESGNVAIFSSHQADLSSVYVYPNPVRANEFVDGARFANLTQEATVEIYSASGRFVARISEQDGDGGVRWNLRDSGNQRVAPGVYWYKVSSPEDGIEPFVGKFSVVE